TTTAAGCGTTATCGCAAGTTTCATTTTCTTTCACGCTTGGCAATGGCACATCGTTGGCATCGGCACTTTGTTTGCAATGTTCTATGTCGGAATCGTCGTCAAATTTGTGAGTAAACATTTGCGTTGGTTTGACTGCGTACTTGCTTACCGCCCAGGATTTCGGCGTTATATTTTTGGCCTTGCGAAGTTAATTTATCGCAAGAAATAATGGCGAATCATTTTTTAATAATTAGAAGATTGAATAGATAAATTTCTTTGTCAAAAATTTATCTATTTTAAAATCAATTCAACTTCAATTTTTTTGCTATGACTCAATTCGATGATTTTCAAATAATTCCGGAAAAGCTTATGTTTTCGGTGCCGAGCGATAGGTATTGCGGAAAGGATTTTAAAAAAATTAAAATTCGTGATATGGTGGAAATTATTCGAGCATTTGCATTTGAAAATTGCAAAAATTTAGAAAGTGTTTTCTTGCCGGATTCGGTGCGAGAAATTGCAGCGTATGCTTTTAAAAATTGCGAAAAATTACGCGAAATTCATATTCCGAAAACGGTGACAAAAATTGAAGAAGGCGCGTTTCAAGGAACCGCTTGGATAAAAAATTTACAGGAAGATTTTGTTATTGTCGGCGATGGCATTTTATTTTTGTATCAAGGAAAAGAAACGGAAGTGGTGATTCCTAGCACGGTGAACACTGTGGCAAGCGAAGCATTTCAAGCAAATGAAAAAATCACTTCTGTCGTCATTCCCGATTCTGTCAGCGAAATTGATTCGCACGCTTTTAAAAATTGTAAAAATTTAACGCAAGTTACTTTGCCAAAAAATCTTTCGCAGATTCAAGATGGTGTATTTGACGGCTGCGAAAAATTAACCGCGATTTCGCTTCCCGAAAGTATTCATTGCATTAAAAATTCTGCGTTTGCATCATGCAAAAATTTGAAAGAAATTTGTTTTCCTAAAAATTTAGAATCCATCGGCTTTATGGGATTTATGCATTGCGAAAATTTGCAAAAAGTTCAATTTCCCGAATCGTTAAAAGAAATTCAAGTTTATACTTTTGCATTTTGCGGAAAACTTTCTGAAATTGAATTTTCCAATTCGATTCAATCAATTGATGATGATGCTTTTTTGGAATGCGGAATTGAGCATTTGACTTTGCCCGATTCTTTGGAAAAATTGGGAGACGAAGCTTTTAAAAAATGCAAGCATTTAAAATCGGCAAAACTCTCGGAATCCTTAAAGATAATTGAATGCAGTACTTTTGAAGATTGCAAAAATTTATCGGAAATTCAATTCCCGAAAGAACTTCAAAATATTGAGCTCAACGCATTTAAAAATACAAAATGGTTAAATTCTTTTCCCGATGATTTTGTGAGAACCGATAACGGATTTTTGGTGAAATATCAAGGGCATGATAAAATCGTTAACATTCCCGATTCCGTAAAAATGATCGGAACCAAAGCGTTTTTAAATTGCAAAGAAATGGAAGTGGTCAATTTATCGGATTCGGTAAAATGGATGGACGATAGCGCTTTTATGAGCTGCCCGAATTTACGACAAATTAAAATTCCGAATGCATTAGAATTTTTCTCCACTGAAATGTTTTGCGGTTGTCGTCGCTTATCGGAATTTTTTGCCACGATTAAAAATTATCATTATCATGTTTTTTTCAAATCCCAAAGAATTTACTCTTATTTGGAAAATGTTTTTCACAAAGGATTTTTCTAAACGAATTCGTGTAGAACAAAAATATCCGCTACTCGTTTCGTATTTTGTGCAAAGTCAAGATGAAAACGCCAAAGATTATATTCTTTCAAATCTTTCTTTGGTTTTCAAACTTTTAATTCAACAAGAAAACGCAAAATTACTTTCCGCATTTTTAAACAGCGGAATTTCCATCACCAAAAATGTGAAACAGAAATTGCTCCGCGAATCTCTTCAATCGCAAAATCTTGAAATCCGCGCCATCGTCATGGAATACGAAAATTCGCACGCCGAAAATCAAGAATATAAATTGTGATGGCGGAGAGGATTTTTTTAATCTGTTCTGAATTTTAAAAATTCAGAATTTGAGACAAAAACAGTTGACGAAGCGTTTTTTTTCTTATTTTCTTTGATATGAAAAAATGTAGTATAAAGAGATTTTCCGTATGAAAAACGTTTTATGTTTTTTTCTTGCATTTTTCTTTTTTGCTTGTTCGGATCACGAGGGCTCTTATAATCCATTTAGTGAAAGTAAGCCGTATTCATTAGAAATTACACGGACGCGCTCTTATTATCAAGCGGCAAAAATTGTGCGGCGTATTCGTAAAATGGGTGCAGAAGCATTTATTATCAATCGTCATGAAAAAAATGGGGAGTGGTATAGCGTTCTTTCGGGCGCGTTGAAGGATTCATCGGCATTAAATGAGTACAAGTCAAAATTAGATAGTGTTTATCATTTTCCCAAAATGAAAGTCGTAGACTATTCAAAATTGGATAGCGCAACGCGCGTGCCTATAGAACGTCCGGATTCTATCAAGCAAGGACATCGTATTGCAGCAAATAAGCCTGCTGTTCCCGAAGAAGTTTATGATGGTATTCAAAAATTCCCGACGAGCGATATGTTTGATTCTAAACGTACGGGAATTGTGATGCTTAATAATCGTGCCATCAAAGAAGTAAAAAAAGATGTTTTTGATTTGCCTCGGGGTATTTCGCTTTACACTTTGAGCAAATATGGAACTTCATTTTATTCAGTTATTTTCCGCGATAATATTTTCGGGGATAATGTAACCCTTCAAGCATTAAAGAGAAATGATTCTCGCCCGCATATTGTAGAAGCGAGCATCGTTCCGATTTCAAAAACGGAAAACGGATACGACTATTGAAAAACTTGCTGATATGATTTTAAAAACGGGTAATTATAAAATTGAAAAGAAAGAACCGGTTTCTGTAAAAGCTTATACAAAATTGAATGGATTAAAAGTTACCATCGGCCCTGTGAAAAAAGTAAAAGAACGCTCTTATTATCTTTTGACCGATGAAGGGCACGAATACATTTACATTGCACAAAGCACGCAAAAAAGTGATGCGGAAATGTTTGAATTTTTATCGGAAATAGGAAAAGATGCTGGTCTTGTAGAATATGATGAATTTTACAATTCATTTTACACCATTGCGGATGATTCCGAAGATTTATTTTTAGGCTTTACTTGTGAAAAACTTGACTGGCGTTATGCCGAAAGCAAAGGGAATCAACTTTGGGCAAGGAAAATGGTCGGCTATTGGAATGCGAACCTTTATTTTTACAGCAATTCTTACGGAGCATGGGGCTATGGACTTTTTGATTTGCTCACTAATCGCAATATGAAAAATATCTATGGAAATTTATATGGTGCGTATAAAGAAAAAGAAAATGCTCGTGTAATTTATGGCGTTAAAGGCCGCGCTGTTTATTCTCTTTGGGGGTTGAGCGAAATCAATTTGGGAATTGGCCGTTTTGTGGTTGCATTAAACCCGATTTCAGGAAGATTTTCGGAAAGAAATTTAATTACGCGGGCTGAAAAATTGCAACTGTTAAATCGCGGTGGTTACGCAAAAAAAATTAAAAAGAATCCGGAAAAAAATGAGGGAAACTGATGAAAAAACTGATCATTTTATTTGCGCTAATTTTGAGTGCAGTAAGTTTTGCAGCACCACCTTCAAATATACAAGCGGTTGACTTGGGGCTACCCAGCGGCACCAAGTGGGCGAACATGAATGTGGGCGCGAAAAAGCCTGCAGATTATGGCGATTACTTTGCGTGGGGCGAGGTAAAGCCAAAAAAGACATACACAGAAGACAACTGCCAGACTTGTGGTCGTGAGCTTGACGATATTGCAGGTAATGCAAAATACGATGCTGCAACTGCCAACTGGGGCGGCAAGTGGAAAATGCCGACGATAGCTCAAATGAGGGAATTGAAAGATAAATGCACATGGGTGTTGATAAAGCTAAAAAATAGCAAGGGAGTGCTTGTTAAGGTAACTGGGCCGAATGAAAATTCAATTTTCCTCCCAGCGGCGGGGGACCGTGACGATTCTGATTTGTGGGGCGCAGGGAGTTTCGGCTTCTACTGGAGTTCTACTCCGTACGAGAACTTCAGCGACGGCGCTTACGACTTGGACTTCGGTTCGGATGGCCAGCACGTGAGCCGCCGCCGCTACAACGGGCTATCTGTTCGCCCCGTCTTAGAATAAAAGCGTAGCGCATTCGATTTATTTGTCGCGGGCTTGCAGGCTCGCGACCGCAAGAAACGAGGGATCAAATCAAATGAGTGGGAGTGCGGACATTTTTTAAACTGCAAGGTTCAAGTTTTTTCTGTATTCGATTGGACTGAGTCCGTTGAGGGGGAATTTGCATCGGTCGTTTCGATACCAATTTAGATAATGGTCAGCGATTTGAATCCGTTCAGGCTACTGATAATTTTAAATCTTGACGATTTCAAAAAAATACTTATATCGATTGTCGTAATCAATTGGATTACTGCCCGAAGCTTTGACCTTGTCTGTCCTACTAGCTTCATAAGAAATGCGCCCCTGTGTGTATGAGTGTTCACCGTGTGGGTTGTAGACTTGATCCGCGCATTTCAAGATTCCACGCAACGAATATGCTGTTAAAACAATTGATGATGATGGACAAATAAACCTTCCCTGCGCCGATTTGAAATTTCGTAATGTCCGCAAGCCAAATTATGTTCGGTTTGGGGCGCGTGGAAATTGCAGTTTACGAGATTTTTAACGGCCGGCGTAATCGTTTTCATATCACTATGTTCACTAAAACTTTAGTAAGAGCAATTTAATGAAATTTGGGCGTCAGTTGAGCTTCAGCGCAGCAAACAACTTTTCGATTTTTTTCTGATAAAGTTTTAACTGTGAGCTTCCAGCGCAACAATCCGCCGAAATTAAATGTTGAACCAACTGTGCAAAGACATAAGGGCTCAAACGATTTTAGAATGATTTTAATGGGACGCTAGTGATTCAAAATATAGAGTATGTTTTATGAAATTCTCAAATTTTGTCACAGAAAATTTTATGAATCATCGCTTGAATCATTTGAACAATCAGCTCCATTCGGAGCAAATTCCCCAGAAGAAATTACATCATAAGGAGCCAGCGCAAGGCTAGATATAAAAGATGGAACTATATTTATTACACCTATATTTCTAATAATATAAAAATAATCAATATCACAAATTCCTAAAAAAGTAGGTATTACCGCTAAAATAATAGATGAAATCAGCACCAATACTTGGAAACCATAAATAGTTGCTTTTGAAATGCAAAGTATTGACAATAAAACGCTAACTGAATAAAATGGAAGTAAAAGGAAAAATAATACAACGCAATCAGTCGTAAACAACGGGAC
Above is a window of Hallerella porci DNA encoding:
- a CDS encoding leucine-rich repeat domain-containing protein, translated to MTQFDDFQIIPEKLMFSVPSDRYCGKDFKKIKIRDMVEIIRAFAFENCKNLESVFLPDSVREIAAYAFKNCEKLREIHIPKTVTKIEEGAFQGTAWIKNLQEDFVIVGDGILFLYQGKETEVVIPSTVNTVASEAFQANEKITSVVIPDSVSEIDSHAFKNCKNLTQVTLPKNLSQIQDGVFDGCEKLTAISLPESIHCIKNSAFASCKNLKEICFPKNLESIGFMGFMHCENLQKVQFPESLKEIQVYTFAFCGKLSEIEFSNSIQSIDDDAFLECGIEHLTLPDSLEKLGDEAFKKCKHLKSAKLSESLKIIECSTFEDCKNLSEIQFPKELQNIELNAFKNTKWLNSFPDDFVRTDNGFLVKYQGHDKIVNIPDSVKMIGTKAFLNCKEMEVVNLSDSVKWMDDSAFMSCPNLRQIKIPNALEFFSTEMFCGCRRLSEFFATIKNYHYHVFFKSQRIYSYLENVFHKGFF
- a CDS encoding SPOR domain-containing protein is translated as MKNVLCFFLAFFFFACSDHEGSYNPFSESKPYSLEITRTRSYYQAAKIVRRIRKMGAEAFIINRHEKNGEWYSVLSGALKDSSALNEYKSKLDSVYHFPKMKVVDYSKLDSATRVPIERPDSIKQGHRIAANKPAVPEEVYDGIQKFPTSDMFDSKRTGIVMLNNRAIKEVKKDVFDLPRGISLYTLSKYGTSFYSVIFRDNIFGDNVTLQALKRNDSRPHIVEASIVPISKTENGYDY
- a CDS encoding DUF1566 domain-containing protein, with amino-acid sequence MKKLIILFALILSAVSFAAPPSNIQAVDLGLPSGTKWANMNVGAKKPADYGDYFAWGEVKPKKTYTEDNCQTCGRELDDIAGNAKYDAATANWGGKWKMPTIAQMRELKDKCTWVLIKLKNSKGVLVKVTGPNENSIFLPAAGDRDDSDLWGAGSFGFYWSSTPYENFSDGAYDLDFGSDGQHVSRRRYNGLSVRPVLE
- a CDS encoding IS3 family transposase, with translation MQIADHYLNWYRNDRCKFPLNGLSPIEYRKNLNLAV